From Rhodothermales bacterium, one genomic window encodes:
- a CDS encoding T9SS type A sorting domain-containing protein: MAIDPVASDDELAVLTPEGACAGTLTWDAEMNATAMAVWEDNPVTALKDGFVPGDTLRYGLWDASSGREVQGSVVRYEPYADPSGIFSPEAVYFVAELAFGETMVATGDDEAPEFAFTFEPNYPNPFATSTTFRYAIPETTHVRLEVYDLLGRRVATLADEDALPGWHERRFDADGLANGAYIARLTAGTHSDTQRITLLRGR, translated from the coding sequence GTGGCCATCGATCCCGTCGCTTCCGACGACGAACTCGCCGTCCTCACCCCCGAAGGGGCCTGCGCCGGCACACTCACGTGGGACGCGGAGATGAACGCCACAGCGATGGCCGTGTGGGAAGACAACCCGGTGACGGCGCTCAAAGACGGCTTCGTCCCCGGCGACACGCTGCGGTACGGCCTGTGGGATGCCTCGTCCGGCCGCGAAGTCCAAGGATCGGTCGTCCGGTACGAACCCTACGCCGACCCCTCCGGCATCTTCTCCCCGGAGGCGGTGTATTTCGTCGCCGAGCTCGCATTCGGCGAGACGATGGTCGCCACCGGCGATGACGAGGCGCCCGAGTTCGCCTTCACGTTCGAGCCGAACTACCCCAACCCGTTCGCCACGAGCACGACGTTCCGGTACGCTATTCCCGAGACCACCCACGTCCGCCTCGAGGTCTACGACCTCCTCGGCCGCCGCGTCGCGACGCTCGCCGACGAGGACGCGCTGCCGGGGTGGCACGAGCGGCGCTTCGACGCCGACGGACTCGCGAATGGTGCCTACATCGCGCGCCTCACGGCCGGTACTCACTCCGATACGCAGCGAATCACACTTCTTCGCGGGCGCTAA
- a CDS encoding MBL fold metallo-hydrolase: MTVKPFVVSPFAENCYVCHDAGDAVLIDPGTATEAEKQTVLDYITRNGLTIRHLLLTHAHIDHILGCAFFARQFGMTWKLHAADLPLLEGAELQARMFGVELERPPTPDASLEAGEPIQFGNATWQIRHTPGHSPGSVSFYDAANGFVVSGDALFQGSIGRTDLWQGSMPTLLNAIQSQLLTLPDDTVVYSGHGPSTTVGHERRTNPFLADTGAVR; the protein is encoded by the coding sequence ATGACCGTCAAACCCTTCGTCGTTAGCCCCTTCGCCGAGAATTGCTACGTCTGCCACGACGCGGGCGACGCCGTACTCATCGACCCCGGCACCGCGACCGAGGCCGAGAAGCAGACCGTGCTCGACTACATCACGCGCAACGGCCTCACCATCCGCCACCTCCTCCTCACGCACGCCCACATCGACCACATCCTCGGCTGCGCCTTCTTCGCCCGGCAGTTCGGGATGACGTGGAAGCTCCACGCCGCCGATCTCCCGCTCCTCGAAGGCGCCGAACTGCAAGCGCGGATGTTCGGCGTCGAACTGGAGCGGCCGCCGACGCCCGACGCCTCACTCGAAGCGGGCGAGCCGATCCAGTTCGGGAACGCGACGTGGCAGATCCGCCACACGCCCGGCCACTCGCCCGGCTCCGTCAGCTTCTACGACGCTGCGAACGGCTTCGTCGTCAGCGGCGATGCGCTCTTCCAGGGCTCGATCGGCCGGACCGATCTGTGGCAGGGCTCAATGCCGACGCTCCTCAACGCGATCCAGTCCCAGTTGCTGACGCTGCCCGACGACACGGTCGTGTACTCCGGCCACGGGCCGTCCACGACGGTCGGCCACGAGCGGCGGACGAACCCGTTTCTCGCGGACACCGGCGCGGTGCGTTAG
- a CDS encoding metallophosphoesterase — translation MPIALLSLAALLVDTYVYRNWRRFAIRRPRARWTLPVYRALMAAMPLVLPLYFSLSNWWAVEPKAVRFVIVGLWLTWYVPKGVIAAALALKDFGRFAMWLFAWFKRQPALVPAGGAAEDRLEPLDLTDMKRISRGEFLRQMGWTAASVPFVFVGYSVFRGLYDFDVRRVDVPIPGLPRAFDGLRIAQLSDLHAGSLFSAKPMEEAVDLVLAEKPDLVAITGDYVNHDAAEAPILLPALDRLRAPLGVFGSLGNHDHYADVRDVARRVNATAVDLLVNDGRTLAVDGARLHVVGTDNTGFGQRHGDLGAAMRSVRPNGDDATVLLAHDPTFWDNTVRPSGHAVDLTLAGHTHGGQVGFEFGPARWSLARVMYPRWAGLYGEPLTPDGDGRQFLYVNRGLGTVGPPVRLGIRPEITILTLRRV, via the coding sequence TTGCCCATCGCTCTTCTCTCGCTCGCGGCCCTGCTCGTGGACACGTACGTCTACCGCAACTGGCGGCGCTTCGCGATTCGGCGACCGCGCGCCCGGTGGACGCTGCCCGTCTACCGCGCGCTGATGGCCGCGATGCCGCTCGTGCTCCCGCTCTATTTCTCGCTCTCGAACTGGTGGGCGGTGGAGCCGAAGGCGGTGCGGTTCGTCATCGTCGGGCTGTGGCTGACGTGGTACGTGCCGAAGGGGGTGATCGCCGCCGCGCTCGCGCTCAAAGACTTTGGGCGGTTCGCGATGTGGCTGTTCGCGTGGTTCAAGCGCCAGCCCGCGCTCGTGCCCGCCGGTGGGGCTGCGGAAGACCGCCTCGAGCCGCTCGACCTCACGGACATGAAGCGGATCAGCCGGGGCGAGTTCCTCCGGCAGATGGGCTGGACGGCGGCGAGCGTCCCGTTCGTGTTCGTCGGCTACAGCGTCTTCCGCGGGCTCTACGACTTCGACGTTCGGCGCGTGGACGTGCCGATCCCCGGCCTGCCGCGCGCGTTCGACGGCCTCCGCATCGCGCAGCTCTCCGACCTCCACGCCGGCAGCCTGTTCTCCGCGAAGCCGATGGAGGAGGCCGTGGACCTCGTCCTCGCAGAAAAACCCGACCTCGTCGCGATCACGGGCGACTACGTCAACCACGACGCTGCCGAAGCTCCGATCCTCCTCCCCGCCCTCGACCGGCTGCGCGCCCCGCTCGGCGTCTTCGGCTCGCTCGGCAACCACGACCACTACGCCGACGTGCGCGACGTGGCCCGCCGCGTGAACGCGACCGCCGTCGACCTCCTCGTGAACGACGGCCGCACGCTCGCCGTGGACGGGGCGCGACTGCACGTCGTCGGCACGGACAACACCGGCTTCGGGCAGCGCCACGGCGACCTCGGTGCGGCGATGCGAAGCGTCCGCCCGAACGGCGACGACGCGACGGTGCTGCTCGCGCACGACCCAACGTTCTGGGACAACACCGTCCGCCCGAGCGGCCACGCCGTCGACCTCACGCTCGCGGGGCACACGCACGGCGGGCAGGTCGGCTTCGAGTTCGGGCCGGCGCGGTGGAGTCTCGCGCGTGTGATGTACCCGCGCTGGGCCGGGCTCTACGGCGAGCCGCTCACACCAGACGGCGACGGCCGGCAGTTCCTCTACGTGAACCGGGGGCTCGGGACGGTCGGCCCGCCGGTGCGGCTGGGCATCCGGCCGGAAATCACGATCTTGACGCTGCGCCGCGTGTGA
- a CDS encoding LptF/LptG family permease, which yields MKRLHRMLLANLPGPFVAAFGTLLFLLLMQFLINYLPELVGRGLPASVIAELIAYSLAYMVVLAVPMAVLVSTLLVFARLAESQAYAVAKSAGISLFGLAWPVLLASVFVAGAMMVFNNDVLPEANYRMKGLWQDIREKKPGFELEPGVFYDGIQGYAIRVADTPAESNALDEVLIFDESEAGQRTTITAERGELETLPGGSALQMTLYDGEIHRLGHVRDDGRRTERYERVLFDRHRLRLDLSDLAFERRDTESTSRSDRTMRTSQMIALVDSLDANAAARTATLRDQLAALGRPPNEAVPQRTTALPNFAELTQQLAARKAAATGEPLPDSVPTTPTASPFTASALRASDAARETAPDTLAESLTDSLAAADTLSAPSRPILAGLDDAGQQAVYQLAAQRMRSVKSEIDAAQNALRWERQRADRYRVEIYKKYSMAVACVVFVLIGIPLGLSVRRGGLGVVGTLAVGIFLFYWITLVQGEKLADRDLLQPWVGMWAANALIGGLGLYLLVRESRDPASRDPLKRLLARFRPTPTR from the coding sequence ATGAAACGATTGCATCGGATGTTGCTGGCGAACCTGCCGGGGCCGTTTGTCGCGGCCTTCGGGACGCTGCTGTTCCTGCTCCTGATGCAGTTCCTCATCAACTACCTCCCCGAGCTCGTCGGGCGCGGGCTGCCGGCGTCGGTGATCGCGGAGCTGATCGCGTACAGCCTCGCGTACATGGTCGTGCTCGCCGTGCCGATGGCGGTGCTCGTCTCGACGCTCCTCGTGTTCGCGCGGCTGGCGGAGTCGCAGGCGTACGCCGTCGCCAAGAGCGCGGGGATCTCGCTCTTCGGGCTGGCGTGGCCGGTCCTGCTCGCGAGCGTGTTCGTGGCGGGCGCGATGATGGTCTTCAACAACGACGTGCTGCCGGAGGCGAACTACCGGATGAAGGGGCTGTGGCAGGACATCCGCGAGAAGAAGCCCGGCTTCGAGCTGGAGCCCGGCGTGTTCTACGACGGCATCCAGGGCTACGCGATCCGCGTGGCCGACACGCCGGCCGAGTCGAACGCGCTCGACGAGGTGCTGATCTTCGACGAGTCGGAAGCGGGGCAGCGGACGACGATCACGGCCGAGCGCGGCGAGCTCGAAACCCTGCCCGGCGGGAGCGCGCTCCAGATGACGCTCTACGACGGCGAGATCCACCGGCTCGGCCACGTCCGCGACGACGGCCGCCGCACCGAGCGCTACGAGCGCGTCCTCTTCGACCGCCACCGCCTCCGCCTCGACCTCTCCGACCTCGCCTTCGAGCGGCGCGACACCGAGAGCACGTCGCGCAGCGACCGGACGATGCGCACGAGCCAGATGATCGCCCTCGTCGACTCCCTCGACGCGAACGCGGCGGCGCGGACGGCGACGCTCCGCGACCAACTTGCGGCCCTCGGCCGGCCTCCGAACGAGGCGGTGCCGCAGCGCACGACGGCGCTGCCCAACTTCGCCGAGTTGACGCAGCAGCTCGCCGCCCGCAAAGCCGCCGCCACGGGCGAGCCGCTGCCGGACAGCGTCCCAACGACACCGACCGCCTCCCCGTTCACCGCATCGGCCCTCCGCGCCTCCGACGCCGCGAGGGAGACCGCGCCCGATACGCTCGCGGAGTCGCTGACCGATTCGCTCGCAGCGGCCGACACGCTGAGCGCCCCGTCCCGCCCCATCCTCGCCGGGCTCGACGATGCCGGGCAGCAGGCCGTGTACCAACTCGCCGCGCAGCGGATGCGGTCGGTCAAGAGCGAGATCGACGCGGCGCAGAACGCGCTCCGCTGGGAGCGCCAGCGCGCCGACCGCTACCGCGTCGAGATCTACAAGAAGTACTCGATGGCCGTGGCGTGCGTGGTGTTCGTCCTCATCGGCATCCCGCTCGGGCTCTCGGTGCGGCGGGGCGGGCTCGGCGTCGTCGGCACGCTCGCCGTCGGGATCTTCCTGTTCTATTGGATCACGCTCGTGCAGGGCGAGAAGCTGGCCGACCGCGACCTGCTCCAGCCGTGGGTCGGGATGTGGGCGGCGAACGCGCTCATCGGCGGGCTCGGCCTCTACCTCCTCGTCCGGGAGTCGCGCGACCCCGCCTCCCGCGACCCGCTCAAGCGCCTCCTCGCCCGCTTCCGCCCGACGCCGACGCGCTGA
- the rsmI gene encoding 16S rRNA (cytidine(1402)-2'-O)-methyltransferase: MLVLVPTPVGNLEDVTLRALRVLKEAALIACEDTRTSGVFLDHYGIETPRTSYHDHNERQKAPYLVERMQAGETVALITDAGSPGISDPGFYLVRECVRAGVRIEALPGPTAFVPALTASGLPTDRFVFEGFLPPKKGRQTRLKELAEDPRTLVLYESPHRLVKTLGQLAEHFGADRPAAVARELTKKFEEVERGTLAELGVLFGERAKVRGEIVLVVGGRPSP; this comes from the coding sequence GTGCTCGTCCTCGTCCCCACCCCCGTCGGCAACCTCGAAGACGTGACGCTGCGTGCGCTCCGCGTGCTGAAGGAGGCCGCCCTCATCGCCTGCGAGGACACGCGCACGAGCGGCGTCTTCCTCGACCACTACGGCATCGAGACGCCGCGCACGAGCTACCACGACCACAACGAGCGGCAGAAGGCGCCCTACCTCGTCGAGCGGATGCAGGCGGGCGAGACCGTCGCGCTCATCACCGACGCCGGCAGCCCCGGCATCTCCGACCCCGGCTTCTACCTCGTCCGCGAGTGCGTCCGCGCCGGCGTCCGCATCGAGGCCCTCCCCGGCCCGACGGCGTTCGTCCCGGCCCTCACCGCCAGCGGGCTGCCGACGGACCGGTTCGTGTTCGAGGGCTTCCTCCCGCCGAAGAAGGGTCGGCAGACGCGGCTCAAAGAGCTGGCCGAGGACCCGCGCACGCTCGTGCTCTACGAGTCGCCGCACCGCCTCGTGAAGACGCTCGGCCAGCTCGCCGAGCACTTCGGCGCGGACCGGCCGGCGGCCGTGGCTCGGGAACTGACGAAGAAGTTCGAGGAGGTCGAGCGCGGAACGCTCGCCGAACTCGGCGTGTTGTTTGGCGAGCGCGCGAAGGTGCGCGGCGAAATCGTGCTCGTCGTCGGCGGCCGTCCCTCGCCGTGA
- a CDS encoding thioredoxin gives MKPLFLLLMLALASAPAACAQSTTSASEVPISPDTVMTRAEKSVADIVQTDGVHIVHFWAPWCDNSIAELRNGWYELVERHPDVSFTFVTIWNDGESGREAMTRFGLPERVVEVTQPDFGPSDDKAQRRRTFLGLPVTWIPTTWVFHQGGELAYAFNYGEIEMEQIDRAIAGARSDWPHD, from the coding sequence ATGAAGCCGCTCTTTCTCCTGCTCATGCTGGCCCTCGCCTCGGCCCCCGCCGCGTGCGCCCAGTCCACCACGTCCGCGTCCGAAGTCCCCATTTCGCCTGATACCGTTATGACCCGTGCCGAGAAAAGCGTCGCCGACATCGTGCAGACCGACGGCGTCCACATCGTCCACTTCTGGGCCCCGTGGTGCGACAACTCCATCGCCGAACTGCGGAACGGGTGGTACGAACTCGTCGAGCGCCACCCCGACGTGTCGTTCACGTTCGTCACGATCTGGAACGACGGCGAGAGTGGGCGCGAGGCGATGACGCGGTTCGGCCTGCCCGAGCGCGTCGTCGAAGTGACGCAGCCGGACTTCGGCCCGAGCGACGACAAAGCGCAGCGGCGGCGGACGTTTCTCGGCCTCCCCGTCACGTGGATCCCGACGACGTGGGTGTTCCACCAGGGCGGCGAACTCGCCTACGCCTTCAACTACGGTGAGATCGAGATGGAGCAGATCGACCGAGCGATTGCCGGCGCCCGCTCCGACTGGCCGCACGACTGA
- a CDS encoding alpha/beta hydrolase — protein MIRCLLLALLCTATAHAQPSTSAVPDGLLGRWAGASIENGTPRLFELAFSTADDGSLRTELTLPYNGYDRFPFAFTFTPGGAYDGVLTSDLFGDAMRLVVDLGEGHLRGTVTEGDSVTARVHLQKVVAFDLPPIRVEDLTFTAGRDTLAGSLFLPVGAARPPAVVLVAGRGYGARSEMSGWARLLARNGVAALAFDGRGTGRSTGDSDAVTGEDRFDDVRAALDALHTRGDLGPVGLMSNSAGGWIVPGMAAERDDVAFVVTLVGPAESLADQQGHVTTAFMRASGERFSEAEYAEAFAYQRQTVVFAQADAAWADFERINAPARAARWSEHALIPDRLDDADLDYFRRRRAFAAPPWDRVRVPVLAVYGEDDPIVPPADNVPRLRAALAANPDVTVLVLPGADHSLARPVATVGEGAWPDRFYRPWTRSPLLFDTLVAWFGDRFGAP, from the coding sequence ATGATTCGCTGCCTCCTGCTCGCCCTCCTATGCACAGCGACGGCACACGCTCAACCCTCGACCTCGGCGGTGCCCGACGGGCTGCTCGGACGGTGGGCGGGCGCGAGCATCGAGAACGGGACGCCGCGCCTCTTCGAACTCGCGTTCAGCACGGCCGATGACGGCAGCCTCCGCACCGAACTCACGCTCCCGTACAACGGCTACGACCGCTTCCCCTTCGCCTTCACGTTCACCCCGGGCGGCGCCTACGACGGCGTGCTCACGTCCGACCTCTTCGGCGATGCGATGCGCCTCGTCGTCGATCTCGGCGAAGGGCATCTCCGGGGGACGGTGACCGAGGGCGACTCCGTCACCGCGCGCGTCCACCTCCAGAAAGTCGTCGCCTTCGATCTCCCTCCGATTCGAGTGGAGGATCTCACCTTCACAGCCGGGCGCGATACGCTCGCCGGATCGCTCTTCCTCCCCGTCGGCGCGGCCCGTCCGCCCGCTGTCGTCCTCGTTGCGGGACGGGGCTACGGCGCGCGGAGCGAGATGTCGGGGTGGGCGCGGCTTCTCGCGCGCAACGGCGTCGCGGCCCTCGCCTTCGACGGACGCGGTACGGGCCGTTCGACGGGGGACAGCGACGCAGTGACGGGCGAGGACCGGTTCGACGACGTGCGCGCCGCGCTCGACGCGCTGCACACGCGCGGCGACCTCGGGCCGGTGGGGCTGATGAGCAACAGCGCGGGCGGGTGGATCGTGCCCGGCATGGCGGCGGAGCGCGACGACGTGGCGTTCGTCGTCACCCTCGTCGGGCCGGCCGAGTCGCTCGCCGATCAGCAGGGCCACGTCACGACGGCGTTCATGCGCGCCTCGGGCGAGCGCTTCTCGGAGGCCGAGTACGCCGAGGCGTTCGCGTACCAACGGCAGACCGTCGTCTTCGCGCAGGCCGACGCCGCGTGGGCCGACTTCGAGCGGATCAACGCGCCCGCTCGCGCCGCCCGGTGGTCCGAACACGCGCTCATCCCCGACCGCCTCGACGACGCCGACCTCGACTACTTCCGCCGCCGCCGCGCCTTCGCGGCCCCGCCGTGGGACCGCGTGCGCGTGCCCGTCCTCGCCGTCTACGGCGAAGACGATCCCATCGTCCCGCCCGCCGACAACGTCCCGCGCCTCCGCGCTGCGCTTGCCGCGAACCCCGACGTGACCGTGCTCGTGCTGCCCGGCGCCGACCACTCGCTCGCTCGCCCCGTCGCCACAGTCGGAGAGGGTGCGTGGCCCGACCGCTTTTACCGGCCGTGGACGCGGAGCCCGCTGCTCTTCGACACGCTCGTCGCGTGGTTCGGCGATCGGTTCGGTGCGCCGTAG
- a CDS encoding DUF2723 domain-containing protein produces the protein MKGTTIDRLVAAGVFVYALVLYLMTVAPTASFWDSGEFIAISHGLQVSHPPGAPFYMLVGRLFSMVLSPILGLFMETGHIAVAVNLVSVLASALTVLLTHLVIVRLVRIWQGTPDTWSPVDRLAALGGGVVGALTFAVTDSFWFNAVEAEVYAMSMFFTAIVVWLILRWREEKLEEEAALRAVGEHPFGLKSDRYLVLIAYLFGLAIGVHLLNVLTLFFIALVVYFADFERPEWTVQRRWIGIVAAGVVASVIFLFIYPGLVQGLPSLAESFGSLTMTLLVVAAVSVGAVWWTQTRRRPVGNLIAISVLMLLVGYSTYALIFIRSAADPPIDENDPETTEAIVSYLKREQYGATPLLKGATYDNATRQFTRDEKFFPRRWSPMPQHIQTYAQFDSDAEFFWKYQVGHMYARYFLWNFVGKTSDLQDAQWTSGLTRTASTAEVRTPSERASYNVYYGLPLLLGLVGMIFHFTRDWRRAFAVSVLFFITGIGIILYLNQTPLQPRERDYSYVASFFAYSLWVGIGATGLVSLVAGSLAEAGKRRGLQLGAATAVAALLFVAVPGLMLAENYDDHDRSGRYVAPDFAYNMLQSLAPNAIIFTNGDNDTFPLWYLQEVEGVRRDVRVANLSLLQTPWYIKQLKNQYSRDSAPVPMTFPNDRAVDDILPVRWDPREVMLPVRGLSAETREQLGNPISLPDSMVWTVQGRPYAPDVNVLYVNDQVVLSILAANAANGWERPIYFATTAAQDSQVDLDDYLQAEGLAMRVVPIENDAMGGRIVPDVLVDRLSKFRFTNLDDPDVYFDENIRNMMDNYRSSVIGPAAEGLARQGRREAAQALLDRVEAEIPFETIPPDFISLYTLAEAHSVLGNNDRVLALVERAEPLAMEQLQAATTQRGIEIGVQYYQTIQSLYLDQGAFDRAATFSGQIADALGDENFRLSPEELRRMYESRLPRPAPAEAEAPAGQG, from the coding sequence ATGAAAGGAACCACGATTGACCGGCTCGTCGCGGCCGGCGTCTTCGTCTACGCCCTCGTCCTCTACCTGATGACCGTCGCGCCGACGGCATCGTTCTGGGACTCCGGCGAGTTCATCGCCATCTCACACGGGCTGCAGGTGTCGCACCCGCCGGGCGCGCCGTTCTACATGCTCGTCGGGCGGCTCTTCTCGATGGTGTTGAGCCCGATCCTCGGGCTGTTCATGGAGACGGGCCACATCGCGGTCGCCGTCAACCTCGTGAGCGTCCTCGCGAGCGCGCTCACGGTGCTGCTGACGCACCTCGTGATCGTCCGCCTCGTGCGGATCTGGCAGGGCACGCCCGATACGTGGTCGCCCGTGGACCGGCTCGCGGCGCTCGGCGGCGGCGTGGTCGGCGCGCTGACGTTCGCGGTGACGGACTCGTTCTGGTTCAACGCCGTCGAGGCCGAGGTCTACGCGATGTCGATGTTCTTCACGGCGATCGTGGTGTGGCTGATCCTGCGGTGGCGTGAGGAGAAGCTCGAAGAGGAGGCCGCGCTCCGCGCCGTAGGCGAGCACCCGTTCGGGCTGAAGTCCGACCGCTACCTCGTCCTCATCGCCTACCTCTTCGGCCTCGCGATCGGCGTCCACCTCCTCAACGTGTTGACGCTGTTCTTCATCGCGCTCGTGGTCTACTTCGCCGACTTCGAGCGGCCGGAGTGGACGGTGCAGAGGCGGTGGATCGGGATCGTCGCGGCGGGCGTCGTGGCGTCGGTGATCTTCCTCTTCATCTACCCCGGCCTCGTGCAGGGGCTGCCGAGCCTCGCCGAGTCGTTCGGGAGCCTGACGATGACCCTCCTCGTCGTAGCCGCGGTGTCGGTCGGCGCGGTGTGGTGGACGCAGACGCGGCGGCGGCCCGTCGGCAACCTCATCGCCATCTCCGTCCTGATGCTGCTCGTCGGGTACTCGACGTATGCCCTCATCTTCATCCGCTCCGCCGCCGACCCGCCGATCGACGAGAACGACCCCGAGACGACGGAGGCGATCGTGTCGTACCTCAAGCGCGAGCAGTACGGCGCGACGCCGCTGCTCAAGGGCGCGACGTACGACAACGCCACGCGGCAGTTCACGCGCGACGAGAAGTTCTTCCCCCGCCGCTGGTCGCCGATGCCGCAGCACATCCAGACGTATGCGCAGTTCGACTCCGACGCCGAGTTCTTCTGGAAGTACCAGGTCGGCCACATGTACGCGCGCTACTTCCTGTGGAACTTCGTCGGCAAGACGTCGGACCTGCAGGATGCGCAATGGACGAGCGGGCTCACGCGGACGGCGAGCACGGCCGAGGTCCGTACGCCGAGCGAGCGAGCCAGCTACAACGTCTACTACGGGCTGCCGCTACTGCTCGGCCTCGTCGGGATGATCTTCCACTTCACGCGGGATTGGCGACGGGCGTTCGCCGTGTCGGTGCTGTTCTTCATCACCGGCATCGGGATCATCCTCTACCTCAACCAGACGCCGCTGCAGCCGCGCGAGCGGGATTATTCCTACGTGGCGAGCTTCTTCGCGTACAGCCTGTGGGTGGGGATCGGGGCGACGGGCCTCGTCTCGCTCGTGGCGGGCTCGCTCGCCGAGGCGGGCAAGCGCCGCGGCCTCCAGCTCGGCGCGGCGACGGCCGTGGCGGCGCTCCTCTTCGTGGCCGTGCCGGGGCTGATGCTCGCCGAGAACTACGACGACCACGACCGCTCGGGCCGCTACGTCGCGCCGGACTTCGCGTACAACATGCTGCAGTCGCTCGCGCCGAACGCGATCATCTTCACGAACGGCGACAACGACACGTTTCCGCTGTGGTACCTGCAGGAGGTCGAGGGCGTCCGCCGCGACGTCCGCGTGGCGAACCTCTCGCTGCTGCAGACGCCGTGGTACATCAAGCAGCTCAAGAACCAGTACTCCCGCGACTCGGCGCCCGTCCCGATGACGTTCCCGAACGACCGCGCGGTGGACGACATCCTGCCGGTCCGTTGGGACCCGCGCGAGGTGATGCTGCCCGTGCGCGGGCTCTCGGCTGAGACGCGCGAGCAGCTCGGCAACCCGATTTCCCTCCCGGATTCGATGGTGTGGACCGTGCAGGGCCGGCCCTACGCCCCGGACGTGAACGTGCTCTACGTCAACGACCAGGTCGTGCTCAGCATCCTCGCCGCGAACGCCGCGAACGGGTGGGAGCGCCCGATCTACTTCGCCACGACCGCCGCGCAGGACAGCCAGGTGGACCTCGACGACTACCTCCAGGCCGAGGGCCTCGCCATGCGCGTCGTCCCGATCGAGAACGACGCGATGGGCGGGCGGATCGTGCCCGACGTGCTCGTGGATCGGCTCTCGAAGTTCCGCTTCACGAACCTCGACGACCCCGACGTCTACTTCGACGAGAACATCCGCAACATGATGGACAACTACCGCTCGTCGGTGATCGGCCCGGCCGCGGAGGGGCTCGCCCGGCAGGGGCGGCGGGAGGCGGCGCAGGCGCTCCTCGACCGCGTCGAGGCGGAGATCCCGTTCGAGACGATCCCGCCGGACTTCATCTCGCTCTACACCCTCGCCGAAGCGCATTCCGTGCTCGGCAACAACGACCGCGTGCTCGCCCTCGTCGAGCGCGCCGAGCCGCTCGCGATGGAACAGCTCCAGGCCGCGACGACGCAGCGGGGCATCGAGATCGGCGTGCAGTACTACCAGACGATTCAGTCGCTCTACCTCGACCAGGGCGCGTTCGACCGCGCCGCCACGTTCAGCGGCCAGATCGCCGACGCCCTCGGCGACGAGAACTTCCGGCTCTCGCCCGAGGAGCTCCGGCGGATGTACGAGTCCCGGCTCCCGCGCCCCGCGCCCGCCGAGGCCGAAGCCCCCGCCGGGCAGGGCTGA
- the ybeY gene encoding rRNA maturation RNase YbeY: MGEGAAIEISQAHPARSLDEAALARLLQHVAYAEGFELRSLGVVLADHETVHRLNREFLDHDYVTDVLSFSLDEDAAAEGIVDGEVYVDLDTAAERAPEFGTTFEEEARRYVVHGLLHLMGYDDATDAERDAMRRLEDTYLRAEERTSGRTEDS, translated from the coding sequence ATGGGTGAGGGTGCTGCGATCGAAATCTCCCAGGCGCACCCCGCCCGCTCGCTCGACGAGGCGGCCCTCGCCCGCCTCCTCCAGCACGTCGCCTATGCCGAGGGGTTCGAGCTCCGCTCGCTCGGCGTCGTCCTCGCCGACCACGAGACGGTCCACCGCCTCAACCGCGAGTTCCTCGACCACGACTACGTCACCGACGTGCTCTCGTTCTCGCTCGACGAAGACGCGGCGGCCGAGGGCATCGTCGACGGCGAGGTCTACGTCGACCTCGACACGGCCGCCGAGCGGGCGCCGGAGTTCGGGACGACGTTCGAGGAGGAAGCCCGCCGCTACGTCGTCCACGGCCTGCTCCACCTGATGGGCTACGACGACGCGACCGACGCCGAGCGCGACGCGATGCGCCGGCTCGAAGACACGTATTTAAGAGCGGAAGAACGGACGAGTGGAAGAACGGAAGATTCCTGA